The following are encoded in a window of Flavobacterium psychrotrophum genomic DNA:
- a CDS encoding SusC/RagA family TonB-linked outer membrane protein: MKSKLFLIAFMLFSAISFAQDIEVSGKVTEAATGLPMPGVSIALKNTTVSTATDLDGNYALKVPKGSTLIFSFIGFQTIEQVANTLSISLALKEDAKTLEEVVVIGYGTQKRKEVTGAVGYVGAETIEKLKPVKIEQALQGTVAGVNVTTTSGAPGAPLTVRIRGIGSNGNADPYVLIDGYVGDINTLNPGDIESISVLKDAQAAIYGVLGANGVVLITTKKGRKNQKPQLVYNVYSGFQETSRKLPTLNATEYAALLNESYANGGQALPFPNLSGLGKGTDWQKEVFGKAVPMASHDLTLSGGSETITYSVGGSHIDQKGIVGDGKSQFERNTGRIALGIDITPKLKLNTNIIYTQLYRNSLSEGALGSVLFNAINVPATLKPYDENGEYTLVPSTTGFGTEIINPLAQVANTYNDYNLRKLNGTINADYEVLDGLKFTARFGFNTGNNRSRTFHKQISYGGKIYDVQRSSVDQNAINDNDFTFDLYGTYEKVFAETHHFTFTAGTTLYKTYGEALYATGYDIPYNSWEFADISLANGLSDAKSNSSYVYDVRRVSHFARLQYDYKGRYLVSFMGRRDLSTRFAPENKVAYFPSATAGWALSEEPFFNKDGLVSFAKLRASYGILGSDGNLGSAIYFPGLSGEAMYVFNNTLTSGVANGVVPNRLARWEESRKFDVGADINLFKNKVTLTADYFSDTRKDLLVPNIPTSSIIGIGAPGASAPTVNAGTVKNSGFEFAIGYKDNITDNFKMDVNYNVSFINNKVTEVNNGTGFYPGGTFGLSDQPSRMEIGKPMGYFYGYKMEGIFQNQAEIDNAPSQAGLGSTSTSPGDIRFKDVNGDGIITAADRTDLGNPIPNATMGFNITLHYKGFDFTAYAFASLGNDMIRAYERDVPNGNRLNYVLNRWTGEGTSNSIPRVTTGATNNKVFSSYYVEDASYCRIQNVQLGYTLNPEWTKGALSKVRIYAGVNNLYTFTKYMGYDPGASNGSPIGGGIDYGFYPVPRTYLIGANINF; the protein is encoded by the coding sequence ATGAAGTCAAAACTATTCTTGATTGCTTTCATGCTTTTCTCGGCCATATCCTTTGCACAGGATATTGAGGTAAGCGGGAAAGTAACAGAAGCGGCTACCGGTTTGCCTATGCCCGGTGTAAGTATCGCTTTAAAAAACACTACGGTGAGCACGGCCACAGACCTTGATGGTAATTATGCCCTCAAAGTACCAAAAGGATCTACACTTATTTTTAGCTTTATTGGTTTTCAAACCATAGAGCAGGTAGCAAACACATTATCAATATCACTCGCCCTAAAGGAAGATGCCAAAACCCTTGAGGAGGTAGTTGTTATTGGTTATGGTACCCAAAAAAGGAAAGAAGTTACAGGTGCTGTAGGCTATGTGGGCGCAGAAACTATTGAAAAATTAAAACCTGTAAAAATTGAACAGGCACTACAAGGTACTGTAGCTGGCGTAAATGTAACTACTACATCTGGTGCGCCAGGAGCACCTCTTACTGTGCGTATAAGAGGTATTGGTTCTAACGGTAACGCAGATCCTTATGTACTTATAGACGGCTATGTGGGCGACATAAATACCTTAAACCCTGGAGATATCGAAAGCATTTCAGTACTTAAAGACGCGCAGGCTGCGATCTACGGCGTTTTAGGTGCTAATGGTGTTGTATTAATCACTACTAAAAAAGGCCGTAAAAACCAAAAACCGCAATTAGTATATAATGTATACAGCGGTTTTCAGGAAACATCACGCAAACTCCCTACTCTTAACGCTACTGAATATGCAGCGCTCTTAAACGAGAGTTACGCAAATGGCGGGCAGGCATTGCCTTTCCCTAATTTAAGCGGACTTGGCAAAGGTACTGACTGGCAGAAAGAAGTTTTTGGTAAAGCCGTTCCTATGGCAAGCCATGATCTTACATTAAGTGGAGGGTCAGAAACCATAACATATTCGGTAGGTGGCTCGCACATAGACCAAAAAGGTATTGTGGGCGATGGTAAGTCTCAGTTCGAAAGAAACACAGGCCGTATTGCCCTGGGTATAGACATTACACCAAAATTAAAACTGAATACTAACATTATTTATACTCAATTGTACAGAAATTCATTGAGTGAAGGTGCTTTAGGTTCAGTGTTATTTAATGCGATCAACGTTCCTGCTACACTTAAACCTTATGATGAAAATGGCGAATATACATTAGTGCCAAGCACAACAGGTTTTGGTACAGAGATCATCAATCCGCTGGCGCAGGTGGCCAATACTTATAACGACTACAATCTGCGCAAGCTTAACGGTACTATTAATGCAGATTATGAAGTATTAGACGGGCTTAAGTTTACAGCAAGGTTTGGTTTCAACACCGGCAACAACCGCAGCCGCACATTTCACAAGCAGATAAGCTATGGTGGTAAAATTTATGATGTACAGCGCAGTAGTGTAGACCAGAATGCCATAAACGACAACGATTTTACATTTGACCTTTATGGTACTTATGAAAAAGTATTTGCAGAAACGCATCACTTTACATTTACAGCGGGTACAACCTTATATAAAACCTATGGTGAAGCCCTTTATGCTACTGGCTATGATATACCTTACAACAGTTGGGAATTTGCAGATATAAGTTTAGCAAATGGTTTGTCTGATGCCAAGAGCAACAGCTCATATGTATATGATGTGCGCAGGGTTTCTCATTTTGCAAGGCTACAATATGATTATAAAGGCCGTTACCTGGTTTCATTTATGGGCCGCCGAGATCTTTCTACCCGTTTTGCTCCAGAAAACAAAGTTGCTTATTTTCCATCGGCTACAGCAGGCTGGGCACTTTCAGAAGAGCCTTTCTTTAATAAAGACGGCCTTGTAAGCTTTGCAAAATTAAGGGCAAGTTATGGTATACTGGGTAGCGACGGTAACCTTGGGTCTGCCATATATTTTCCGGGTCTTAGTGGCGAGGCAATGTATGTATTTAACAATACGCTTACAAGCGGTGTTGCAAATGGTGTAGTTCCTAACCGTCTTGCGCGTTGGGAAGAATCACGCAAGTTTGACGTGGGTGCAGACATTAACCTTTTCAAAAATAAGGTTACACTTACTGCAGATTATTTTAGCGATACCCGTAAAGACCTTTTGGTGCCAAACATACCTACCTCAAGCATTATAGGTATAGGTGCTCCGGGAGCAAGTGCTCCTACGGTTAACGCCGGAACGGTAAAAAATTCAGGTTTTGAATTTGCAATTGGTTATAAAGATAATATTACCGATAATTTCAAGATGGATGTAAACTACAATGTTTCTTTCATTAATAATAAAGTTACCGAGGTAAATAACGGTACAGGTTTTTACCCGGGCGGTACTTTTGGCCTGAGCGACCAGCCATCGCGCATGGAAATTGGTAAGCCTATGGGATATTTCTATGGCTATAAAATGGAAGGTATTTTCCAGAACCAGGCAGAAATAGACAATGCACCATCTCAGGCAGGCCTTGGCTCTACGTCAACATCTCCGGGAGATATCAGGTTTAAGGATGTTAACGGTGATGGTATTATTACTGCTGCCGACAGGACAGACCTTGGTAACCCAATTCCTAATGCTACAATGGGCTTTAACATTACCCTTCACTATAAAGGTTTTGACTTTACAGCTTATGCATTTGCATCTTTAGGTAATGATATGATAAGAGCTTATGAAAGGGATGTGCCTAATGGTAACCGCCTTAATTACGTTCTTAACCGCTGGACGGGCGAAGGTACAAGCAACAGTATACCACGTGTAACTACAGGAGCTACTAATAATAAGGTTTTCTCATCATATTATGTTGAAGATGCTTCGTATTGCAGGATACAAAATGTGCAGCTTGGTTATACCCTTAACCCGGAATGGACTAAAGGCGCCCTTAGTAAGGTAAGGATTTATGCAGGTGTAAACAACCTATACACCTTTACCAAATATATGGGATATGATCCGGGAGCTTCTAATGGATCGCCAATTGGCGGTGGTATAGATTACGGTTTTTACCCCGTGCCAAGAACATATTTGATAGGCGCCAACATTAATTTTTAA